GAGCGCCAGACGTCGCGCCCGTCCTTGCGGTAATGCAGCAGAAATTTGACTCCGTTCCAGGCGTGACGCGGAACGGAGACGTTTTCCGCCCGGCATTCAACCGTCAGCCGCAGGGAGCGGCCGCGGTATGCCGCAACATCGAACGGCATCGAGACAGCATGGCGGACGCTCTGCGGTCGAAGTGACGCCGGCACGTCGATCGCAAGCACATCGAAGCCGTTCTCATTTCTGACGCTTGCCGAATCGATCCAGTTCCAGCTTCCCCCTTTCCCGAGATCGATTTGATGACATGTCTCCGCCGAAACCGCTGCTGCCAGAACAAAGATTGCGGCGCAGAAAAATATCCTGCATATCTGATTCATTTATCATCCTTCCGGGAAGAGAGGCTATTGGTTGCGCTTGAAATACTTGAGCTGCGGTCACGGTTTTCCGGTGGTTCCGTTCCAGGAGGTACACCAGAAGCTGCCGCCTTCGTCTTCGGCCAGGTTGCCGCCTTCCGGAATGTCGTTTGCCGACATGGGGGTGACGTGCCCGTCGGCAAATCCGATGTTTCCGCCTGTTCCGTTCCGATGACGCCAGTAGCGGTTGGTCATGTTTTCGCGGTTGATTGCGGCCGGATCGTCCCACGAGCCGGTCTTGTTCACGTCGAAGACCGCGGCGCGGCCGCTCGGATTGCGGATTGCTCCGATTTTAACGTTTCCGCCGGGATCGTTGGTCAGGGACGCATAGCCGCCGACCCGGTTGATCCCGTAATGGTTCTGAAGAGTGCTCGGCGTATACGGCTCGGTGCTGCTCGGACAGG
The Victivallis lenta DNA segment above includes these coding regions:
- a CDS encoding type II secretion system protein gives rise to the protein MKRTRFTLIELLVVIAIIAILAAMLLPALNQARARSRDITCVNNLKQIGTFLAMYIDGNNDVVPASNCNLGLGSWSGKWLDMLMSIYSPGIEITDYCFAPKDSSGINRPIGPFACPSSTEPYTPSTLQNHYGINRVGGYASLTNDPGGNVKIGAIRNPSGRAAVFDVNKTGSWDDPAAINRENMTNRYWRHRNGTGGNIGFADGHVTPMSANDIPEGGNLAEDEGGSFWCTSWNGTTGKP